A genomic region of Azoarcus sp. KH32C contains the following coding sequences:
- a CDS encoding phosphatidylserine/phosphatidylglycerophosphate/cardiolipin synthase family protein: MAGLHVILAGCAIGPAVELPPSGFVSTGNAVRVEDERGPLGPQRSRGVIRDLEREDGTGLLRYHLGQVEGVLAQPLVVGNDARLLIDGPQTEAAMFREIGLARQRIDIETYILEAEGAGERLAALLETARSAGVQVRVLYDSAGSIATPQAYFDRLRAAGVAVCAFNPLNPLALQRDPRLNANNRDHRKIMIIDQRVAFTGGINISAVYSSGSFGRKRAPPDPKAGWRDTHVAVRGPVVAQFQELFDDTWERQKCDVPPPGRTAARKAASVRAGDMAMRLVVGDPSVERSELYVALMSAIENAKARVWLTYGYFIPDERTLQLLQNAARHGVDVRLVLPGFSDFWAPFHAGRSHYAALLAAGVRIFERRDALLHAKTAVIDGVWSSVGSTNLDWRSFVHNYEADVLVVDRGFATELEKLFALDESASHEVTQAEWKRRGLGARFLEWLAQRWEYVL, translated from the coding sequence GTGGCCGGCCTACACGTCATCCTCGCCGGATGCGCGATCGGGCCGGCAGTCGAGCTGCCACCGTCTGGCTTCGTTTCGACCGGCAACGCAGTGCGGGTCGAAGACGAGCGGGGCCCGCTCGGGCCGCAGCGCTCGCGCGGCGTGATCCGCGACCTCGAACGGGAAGATGGCACGGGCCTGCTCCGCTATCACCTGGGGCAAGTCGAAGGCGTGCTCGCGCAGCCGCTCGTGGTGGGGAACGACGCCCGCCTGCTGATCGACGGCCCGCAGACCGAGGCCGCGATGTTCCGCGAGATCGGGCTGGCGCGCCAGCGCATCGATATCGAAACCTACATCCTGGAAGCAGAAGGCGCGGGGGAACGTCTCGCCGCCTTGCTGGAGACTGCACGTTCGGCCGGCGTGCAGGTTCGTGTCCTGTATGACAGCGCCGGCTCGATCGCGACGCCGCAGGCCTATTTTGACCGCCTGCGAGCCGCCGGCGTCGCGGTGTGCGCCTTCAATCCGCTGAATCCCCTGGCACTGCAACGCGATCCGCGGCTCAATGCGAACAACCGCGACCACCGCAAGATCATGATCATTGACCAGCGCGTCGCTTTCACCGGCGGGATCAACATCAGCGCCGTATATAGCTCGGGCTCCTTCGGGCGCAAGCGCGCGCCGCCCGATCCGAAGGCCGGCTGGCGAGACACGCACGTCGCGGTGCGCGGGCCGGTTGTGGCGCAGTTCCAAGAGCTTTTCGACGACACCTGGGAGCGCCAGAAATGCGATGTGCCGCCGCCTGGGCGCACGGCCGCGCGCAAGGCGGCATCGGTGCGAGCCGGCGACATGGCAATGCGGCTCGTCGTCGGCGATCCGTCCGTCGAGCGCAGCGAACTCTACGTCGCCCTGATGTCGGCCATCGAGAATGCGAAGGCCCGGGTGTGGCTGACCTACGGTTACTTCATCCCGGACGAGCGCACGCTACAGTTGCTGCAGAATGCGGCCCGGCACGGCGTCGACGTTCGCCTCGTGCTGCCGGGCTTCAGCGACTTCTGGGCACCCTTCCATGCGGGGCGCTCGCACTACGCCGCGCTGCTGGCGGCAGGCGTGCGGATCTTCGAACGGCGTGACGCGCTGCTGCACGCCAAGACTGCCGTCATCGACGGGGTATGGTCCAGCGTGGGGTCGACGAACCTCGACTGGCGCAGCTTCGTGCACAACTACGAGGCCGACGTGCTCGTGGTCGACCGCGGCTTCGCGACCGAGCTGGAAAAGCTCTTCGCACTCGACGAATCCGCGTCCCACGAAGTCACCCAGGCGGAATGGAAGCGACGGGGCCTCGGCGCGCGTTTCCTCGAATGGCTCGCGCAGCGATGGGAGTACGTGCTATGA
- a CDS encoding BON domain-containing protein: MMNRRTMLGATVAILSLPLISACDSMRGRDSDSKRSESPGEYIDDATITTKVKAALVESKEVKAREVNVETYRGVVQLSGFVSTQAEAQKAAEIARSVKGVQSVKNDIRIKPAS, encoded by the coding sequence ATGATGAACAGACGAACCATGCTAGGCGCCACAGTTGCAATCCTCTCCCTTCCGCTGATCAGCGCGTGCGATTCGATGCGCGGGCGGGACTCGGATTCGAAACGCAGCGAATCGCCGGGCGAGTACATCGATGACGCGACCATCACCACCAAGGTCAAGGCCGCACTGGTCGAGAGCAAGGAAGTGAAGGCGCGCGAAGTGAACGTCGAAACCTACCGCGGCGTCGTGCAACTCAGCGGCTTCGTCAGCACCCAGGCCGAGGCGCAGAAGGCAGCGGAAATTGCCCGCAGCGTCAAGGGCGTCCAGTCCGTCAAGAACGACATCAGGATCAAGCCCGCGTCGTAA
- a CDS encoding BON domain-containing protein, giving the protein MKTFRIARLLVLATCGAAALSLPACGEGIERTTQGSAPRSRLQQQVDDAELKSRVNAALTADGHLQANAITVTVKKGEVTLAGAVPVEQIARADEVARRIDGVAVVINALRGAATPAPQTESELPGRAGRPSFASVRIFNQQETRTSP; this is encoded by the coding sequence ATGAAAACGTTCCGCATCGCCCGCCTCCTCGTGCTCGCCACGTGCGGAGCGGCTGCGCTGAGCCTGCCCGCCTGCGGCGAGGGTATCGAGCGCACCACCCAGGGCTCGGCACCGCGATCACGCCTGCAGCAGCAGGTGGACGACGCGGAGCTGAAGTCCCGCGTGAATGCGGCCTTGACGGCCGACGGGCACCTGCAGGCAAACGCCATCACGGTCACCGTGAAGAAGGGCGAAGTGACCTTGGCCGGCGCCGTGCCCGTCGAACAGATTGCGCGCGCTGACGAGGTGGCCCGCCGGATCGATGGCGTTGCCGTCGTCATCAACGCGCTGCGCGGCGCGGCGACTCCCGCGCCGCAGACAGAGTCAGAGCTTCCGGGGCGGGCAGGGCGCCCATCCTTCGCGTCCGTCCGTATATTTAATCAACAAGAAACGAGGACATCGCCATGA
- a CDS encoding DUF1328 domain-containing protein, translating into MLYYSAVFLVIAVIAALFGFGGIAAGAAEIAKVLFYIFIVIFIVSLIFGVLRR; encoded by the coding sequence ATGCTGTATTACTCGGCAGTTTTTCTCGTCATTGCAGTCATTGCGGCACTCTTCGGCTTCGGCGGCATCGCAGCCGGCGCCGCAGAAATCGCGAAGGTCCTGTTCTACATCTTTATCGTGATCTTCATCGTCTCTCTCATCTTCGGCGTATTACGAAGATGA
- a CDS encoding RimK family alpha-L-glutamate ligase encodes MSTLIVVDDPGDWPVGGDGVTVVPARSYLTDPTYGEDKAARVFNLCRSYRYQSMGYYVSLLADARGHRPWPRAGTIEDIQSQNLGQVLIANLAQLVDQSLEPLKADRFELSVYFGRNLAHRYNVLAEQLFQLLQAPLLRVRFERTGGHWHARSVRLIGIREVPDIHRQFMFEAATGYFATRVRPYDGRPARQYALAILHNPEGSHLPSNPEALAKFARVGEALGMRVEFITPADYARVPEFDALFIRDTTFVHHYTYRFSRLAQSEGLVVIDDPESILKCNNKVYLAEMLAHHNLPVPRTLLIHRGNIDQVMPLLALPCVLKQPDSSFSSGVDKVETEQELREKVASLLAHSDLIVAQEWLPTEFDWRIGILDRRVIFVCKYYMAEGHWQIIDHDGEREGRVEALAVGEAPSEVVEIALQAANLIGDGFYGADIKQIGNRCCIIEINDNPNVDAGNEDGVLRDALYREVMGVFLRRLEHRREGGEA; translated from the coding sequence ATGAGTACGCTGATCGTCGTCGACGACCCTGGGGATTGGCCGGTGGGCGGCGACGGCGTTACCGTCGTTCCCGCCCGCAGCTACCTCACCGACCCCACCTACGGCGAGGACAAGGCGGCCCGCGTCTTCAACCTGTGCCGCTCCTACCGCTACCAGAGCATGGGCTACTACGTCTCGCTGCTCGCCGACGCCCGCGGGCATCGCCCATGGCCCCGCGCCGGCACGATCGAGGACATCCAGTCGCAGAATCTCGGCCAGGTCCTGATCGCCAACCTCGCCCAGCTCGTCGACCAGTCGCTGGAACCGCTCAAAGCGGACCGCTTCGAGCTCAGCGTCTACTTCGGCCGCAACCTTGCCCATCGCTACAACGTGCTCGCCGAGCAGCTGTTCCAGCTGCTGCAGGCGCCGCTGCTGCGGGTGCGCTTCGAGCGTACCGGCGGACATTGGCATGCACGCAGCGTCCGGCTGATCGGGATCCGCGAAGTACCCGATATTCACCGCCAGTTCATGTTCGAGGCGGCAACGGGCTACTTCGCGACGCGCGTGCGTCCGTACGACGGGCGGCCCGCGCGTCAGTACGCATTGGCGATCCTGCACAACCCGGAGGGATCGCACCTGCCGTCGAACCCCGAAGCGCTGGCCAAGTTCGCGCGGGTGGGCGAGGCGCTAGGCATGCGCGTCGAGTTCATCACGCCGGCCGACTACGCGCGGGTGCCGGAATTCGACGCGCTCTTCATCCGCGACACGACCTTCGTGCACCACTACACCTACCGCTTCTCGCGACTCGCGCAGAGCGAGGGGCTGGTGGTGATCGACGACCCGGAATCGATCCTGAAGTGCAACAACAAGGTCTATCTTGCCGAAATGCTCGCCCACCACAACCTGCCGGTGCCCCGCACGCTGCTGATTCACCGCGGCAACATCGACCAGGTCATGCCGCTGCTCGCGCTCCCCTGCGTGCTGAAGCAGCCGGACAGTTCGTTCTCGTCGGGTGTCGACAAGGTGGAGACGGAGCAGGAACTGCGCGAGAAGGTGGCGTCGCTGCTCGCGCACTCCGACCTGATCGTCGCCCAGGAATGGCTGCCGACGGAGTTCGACTGGCGGATCGGCATCCTCGACCGGCGCGTGATCTTCGTCTGCAAGTACTACATGGCCGAGGGCCACTGGCAGATCATCGACCACGACGGCGAGCGCGAAGGACGCGTCGAGGCGCTGGCCGTCGGCGAGGCGCCATCCGAGGTCGTCGAGATCGCGCTGCAGGCGGCCAACCTCATCGGCGACGGCTTCTACGGCGCCGATATCAAGCAGATCGGCAATCGCTGCTGCATCATCGAAATCAATGACAACCCCAATGTGGACGCGGGCAACGAGGACGGCGTCCTGCGCGACGCCCTGTACCGCGAAGTCATGGGGGTGTTCCTGCGCCGGCTCGAGCACCGGCGCGAGGGAGGGGAAGCATGA
- a CDS encoding glutamate-cysteine ligase family protein: protein MSHRHELPAFAGYGVEIEYMIVDRDHLDIRPFADRLLAAGAGQPASEVIHGNMGWSNELAMHLVELKNLHPVPSLEGLVDAFHEEVLAVDDLLAPLGARLMPSGMHPWMDPATETRLWTFDNAAVYACFDRIFDCRRHGWGNLQSIHLNLPYCGDEEFARLHAAIRLALPILPALAASSPWADKRPTGCMDYRLMMYRDHQKQVPSSMGNCIPDPSASQREYQTQVLAPMYREVAEYGSVPGQCDTNTLRHEWLNVRAAAPRFERSAIEIRVLDAQECPFADLAVAAATAALVRHLYDTVGAEAEAGLDTLRLVAIFDRCIQDAERAEIDDGEYLELLGCDSRPRTATELWAGLIDRLQADGLLAAQWLPALHLILRRGTLARRLAMALDDDPGCLLGVYRELCECLHDNHQYPGPR, encoded by the coding sequence ATGAGTCACAGGCACGAACTGCCGGCCTTTGCCGGCTACGGGGTCGAGATCGAATACATGATCGTCGACCGTGATCACCTCGACATCCGCCCCTTCGCCGACCGGCTCCTCGCGGCCGGCGCCGGCCAGCCGGCGTCGGAGGTGATCCACGGCAACATGGGCTGGTCGAATGAGCTTGCGATGCACCTCGTCGAGCTGAAGAACCTCCACCCGGTGCCGTCGCTGGAAGGCCTCGTCGATGCCTTCCACGAGGAAGTGCTCGCGGTCGACGATCTTCTCGCGCCGCTCGGCGCACGGCTGATGCCGAGCGGCATGCATCCCTGGATGGATCCGGCGACCGAGACGCGCTTGTGGACGTTCGACAACGCCGCGGTCTACGCCTGCTTCGACCGCATCTTCGATTGCCGGCGCCATGGCTGGGGCAATCTGCAGAGCATTCATCTGAACCTGCCCTACTGCGGCGACGAGGAGTTCGCCCGGCTTCACGCCGCGATCCGCCTCGCGCTCCCCATCCTGCCGGCGCTGGCCGCGAGTTCGCCGTGGGCGGACAAACGCCCGACGGGGTGCATGGACTATCGGCTGATGATGTACCGCGACCACCAGAAACAGGTGCCCTCGTCGATGGGCAATTGCATCCCCGACCCGAGCGCCTCGCAGCGCGAGTACCAGACGCAGGTGCTCGCGCCGATGTACCGCGAGGTCGCGGAATACGGCTCGGTCCCCGGCCAGTGCGACACGAACACCTTGCGCCACGAGTGGCTGAACGTGCGCGCCGCGGCGCCGCGTTTCGAGCGCAGCGCGATCGAAATCCGTGTCCTCGACGCGCAGGAGTGCCCCTTCGCCGATCTCGCCGTGGCCGCGGCGACCGCGGCGCTCGTACGCCATCTCTACGACACTGTAGGCGCGGAGGCCGAGGCCGGCCTCGATACGCTCAGGCTGGTGGCGATCTTCGACCGCTGCATCCAGGACGCGGAGCGCGCCGAGATCGACGACGGCGAATATCTCGAACTGCTCGGTTGCGACAGCCGTCCGCGGACCGCGACGGAACTCTGGGCGGGTCTGATCGACCGCCTTCAGGCGGACGGCTTGCTCGCCGCGCAATGGCTGCCGGCGCTGCACCTGATCCTCAGACGCGGAACGCTGGCGCGCCGTCTCGCCATGGCCCTCGACGACGATCCCGGCTGCCTGCTCGGCGTGTACCGGGAACTATGTGAATGTCTCCACGACAACCATCAGTATCCGGGGCCGCGCTAG